Proteins encoded in a region of the Gordonia crocea genome:
- a CDS encoding non-ribosomal peptide synthetase has protein sequence MVDPIQFAAAVSRVWSARPGTADLVALAAVVDPDREVLAGAAGPITVGALNSQVQVMARALAAQGVDAEAAVGAAVAGALRAPGVPAQELAAAAGTAVERIRAAALDLIGSADLGSLPGLFRVSVTHFADRVAVTDTAGASLTYRELDARSDAVAAALLAAGAGPERLVGVALDRDAELIVALLGVAKTGAAYLPLDRSHPVNRLASIIDDARPVVVIADEQTAAAWVDLDTSFTTVAACEASGAPTDAIPARIDDRHPAYVMYTSGSTGKPKGVVVTHADVITLFAAMGQEYDYTAQDVWTMFQSYAFDVSVGEIWVALAFAGRLHVLDYLTTREPVRFAEVLDEQRVTIVNLTPSAFYQLAGAVRPPAHGRLAPSVRSIILVGEALDFEQTRRWFADRREFDGNDGPQLNNMYGPTEATVYLTRRHLTPEFVAATQASDVGTALTGSALYVLNSRLAPVEDGIPGDLYLAGEQLARGYAGRFELNATRFVANPFGGPGERMYQSGDVAVFRNGSLEFLGRADNQVKLRGFRIELGEVEAALLAADGVNEAAAAVKARPGIGDVLVGYVVGARADGTALDVAEIKRVVATKVPDYMVPDVIMAIEHLPLNVNSKLDRPRLPEPVLTATVEYVAPATDTERVLAEIFADVVGVDEISVVESFFDFGGNSLLAARVVARAGAALQVDLTMRDLFEAPSVRDLAERAAHHAPGLPPIVPVQPRPDRIPLSFAQQGMWFLNQFDPDSAIYNIVMAVRLTGAVDTGALRGAVDDVIARHEVLRTVYPALDGVPYQRILPVDEAVAMLDWAPAATFADLTAAADGGFDVAADLPLRGRLRAVDDGTVELLLVVHHVAFDGESIGVLLSDVLAAYSVRTGVDGAAGRPGPAVQYADYAMWQRAELGSTADPTTVLGRQLEYWRIKLDGMPVLTELPMDRPRPPAFDSTGDLVRIEIEDALTERIADICRTYEVTPFMVTYAALAILVARLGATSDAVIASPAAGRLSPAVDDLVGMFVNTLVLRADTSPGRTVDELLHAVRGDVLDAFDNVAVQFDDLVEALSPPRSNAYSPLAQIAFTYAEAGPADQPIDVAGMRVEPIDVTGHEAKFDLMVLAHGRTDTAPLHIDFLYATALYDRATVERFAAVYRTILDQLVADQSVAIGDIDIVGAAAPTDAPAPTDAAGPVEELEVADRGPVRGGEAGTGTLIDVLARRDLDPDHPALVYGDEVLSYAEFEARTNAVARALLRRGVRPDDVVAVGLERSVASVVAVWGIIKSGAAYLSIDPAYPRKRIAHMLTDSAVALGITALGITASNTHGALPEAQCRWLDLDELLAEAGDDSPITDAERNGPVRLDNLAYVIYTSGSTGQPKGVAVSNAGIVDLTENYQKMTGSREDDPDTRVLHVASPSFDASFFEMAWAITAGHTLVIAPHADFAGDALDAVLEHGEVTDMVITPSVLATLDPDRAEFVRTLATAGEACPPDLVERWTARGRRLVNLYGPSETTVWATRARMMPGKPVTIGKAVGGFTARVLDPRLHEVPRGVVGELYLSAAGLARGYLHRATLTATTFVADPAGAPGARMYATGDMVRITAAGDLEFAGRADHQVKINGQRVELGEIEAVFVAQPSVAQAVVIGRKTDQGGREHTQVVAYLVAESGETIDRDAVVAGAAAMLAAHMVPTHVVILDELPMTPAGKTDRRALPEPVVDLGEYVEPATPGERAVAAVIGEILDLDEVSATAGFFDLGGNSLLATRLAARAGAALGAAITVRDVFDAPTVRELAALAGDRAPALPPITAVAPRPDRVPLSFAQQRIWFINRFEGGSAARVDSARSRALPAPYNIPTLLRLSGPLDVDALHAALVDVVARHEVLRTTFPADEDGTPFQLVGPADSADEGLDWAVVATREELDAAVAAGFDLTVARPLRVRLLSAGPADHLLALVVQHIAADGESLVPLVADLVTAYEARTGGRAPAFAPLAVQFADVAIWQHDVLGSPDDESSVVGAQARFWRDKLNGAPPLLELPTDRPRPPVASQRGAQIRLAIPARVGAQVRALARRTGATPFMVTHAALAALLHRLAGADDIVVSTPIAGRGQEVLDPLVGMFVNTLLLRTPVDGAEAFESLVERVRRVDLEAFGHADIPFEAVIDAVNPVRSEAFATLSQVMLSFDPGAAVDALSVTAAGLSVSGVEAVDLPEQLDLTVTVTTAEDGDWAVGLSYAVDLFDDSTAAAIGRRFVTLLDTWTADPALAVGAVPLVVGGERTAVLDASQGTTAPIPDTTVADQVVEQIERTPDATAISFSGRAMSYREFGARVAALGRELIAAGVGPESAVAVCIERSPELMVALHAVVAAGGQYVPIDLETPAERVEYMTSIASAEVLLVGPGDLPPAAEAIAGRMRIVRADTAAPADPAAGPITQAQRRSPLHPDHAIYTMFTSGSTGQPKGVTVTHRALVAHMAYISSTRVQGSAERTLVKTPYTFDPSVVEIFWGPSVGARVTIAAPGGHRDVGYLARLIRDEAVEAVDAVPVVWSMMLDDPELTEVLAQSQLRGMLTGGEALPVAMAERVVAELPGVRLVNQYGPTEATNFVIDHLVTNPAEPFIGHPVWNTTALVLDARLGLVPDGVVGELYLGGAQLARGYTAQSRLTAERFVADPYGEPGSRLYRTGDLVRRTSSGAIDYVGRVDYQVKLRGQRIELGEIEEVLSQAPGVVLAAAAVVDGPGGDVLVAYLSGGAAPLDLPAVKAFAAQRLMAYMCPTVWVEVAQMPLGSAGKINRRALPEPDFEALAGEYVAPVGDDEAAVAAVFAEVLGVDRVSVTESFFDLGGNSLSAMRLAARAGAALGVEVSVRELFDAPTVRELAASAHRPASLEPVSAVVPRPESVPLSYAQQRMWFINQLEPELPTYNIPIALRMTGAVDVDALRAAVGDVVARHESLRTTFDDRDGRAVQIIHDAESVQAEPDFAVVGDEAQLAVAAGTGFDVRTAPPFRVRLWRAGDDEWVLVAVIHHIIGDGESMTPLLADMITAYGARAAGLPPAFAPLAVQFADYALWQHRVLGDPADPDSLVGGQLARWETVLRDLPELVEIPTDRPRPPVASHRGAIVAQELPADLGARIVAVARARGVTPFMVVHAALAVLVARRSATSDVAIATPTAGRGQRILDPIIGMFVNTLVLRTAVESGMSFDELLDTVRETDLEAFAHADVPFEALVERLNPTRSQSFTPLTQVMLTVDYAPTDEVGLGVEGLTVTPIDPPVVPAQVDLTFDVRIRDGQPWSVAIAYATDLYDEATISTLGGRFAAVLDAVTGAPDRPVALAPLVDDGQRARLAEWSAGPVRPCGATTIPEIIE, from the coding sequence ATGGTCGACCCAATCCAGTTCGCCGCTGCTGTCTCGCGCGTGTGGTCGGCCCGCCCCGGCACCGCGGATCTGGTGGCGCTGGCCGCCGTCGTCGACCCGGACCGCGAGGTGCTCGCCGGTGCCGCCGGACCGATCACCGTCGGCGCGCTGAACTCCCAGGTCCAGGTCATGGCCCGGGCCCTGGCCGCCCAGGGCGTCGACGCCGAGGCGGCGGTGGGGGCCGCGGTGGCCGGGGCATTGCGTGCGCCCGGAGTGCCCGCCCAGGAACTGGCCGCGGCCGCGGGAACCGCCGTCGAACGGATCCGGGCCGCCGCCCTCGACCTCATCGGGTCGGCCGACCTCGGGTCGCTGCCCGGGCTGTTCCGGGTGTCGGTGACCCACTTCGCCGACCGTGTGGCCGTCACCGACACCGCCGGCGCCAGTCTGACCTATCGGGAGCTCGACGCCCGCTCGGACGCCGTCGCCGCCGCCCTGCTCGCGGCCGGCGCCGGCCCCGAACGCCTTGTCGGCGTCGCACTCGACCGCGATGCCGAGTTGATCGTCGCACTCCTCGGCGTTGCCAAGACGGGGGCGGCCTACCTGCCGCTGGACCGGTCGCACCCGGTGAACCGCCTCGCGTCCATCATCGACGATGCGCGCCCGGTCGTCGTCATCGCCGACGAGCAGACGGCGGCGGCGTGGGTCGATCTGGACACGTCCTTCACCACCGTGGCGGCGTGCGAGGCGAGCGGTGCGCCGACCGACGCGATCCCGGCCCGTATCGACGATCGCCACCCGGCCTACGTGATGTACACCTCGGGGTCCACCGGCAAACCCAAGGGCGTCGTCGTCACCCACGCCGACGTGATCACCCTGTTCGCCGCGATGGGGCAGGAGTATGACTACACCGCGCAGGACGTCTGGACCATGTTCCAGTCCTATGCGTTCGACGTGTCCGTCGGCGAGATCTGGGTGGCGCTCGCGTTCGCCGGGCGGCTGCACGTGCTGGACTACCTGACCACGCGCGAGCCGGTCCGGTTCGCCGAGGTCCTCGACGAGCAGCGCGTCACCATCGTCAACCTGACCCCGTCGGCCTTCTACCAGCTCGCCGGCGCGGTCCGTCCGCCCGCCCACGGGCGCCTGGCCCCCAGCGTCCGGTCGATCATCCTCGTCGGCGAGGCCCTCGACTTCGAGCAGACGCGGCGCTGGTTCGCCGACCGGCGCGAGTTCGACGGCAACGACGGTCCGCAACTCAACAACATGTACGGCCCGACCGAGGCCACGGTGTACCTCACCCGCCGTCACCTGACCCCGGAGTTCGTGGCCGCCACCCAGGCCAGCGATGTCGGCACGGCGCTGACCGGCTCCGCGCTGTACGTGCTGAACTCCCGGTTGGCGCCGGTCGAGGACGGCATCCCCGGCGACCTGTACCTCGCCGGCGAGCAACTGGCCCGCGGCTATGCCGGGCGCTTCGAGCTCAACGCCACCCGGTTCGTCGCCAACCCGTTCGGCGGGCCCGGCGAACGGATGTATCAGTCCGGCGACGTCGCCGTCTTCCGCAACGGCAGCCTGGAGTTCTTGGGGCGCGCCGACAACCAGGTCAAACTGCGCGGGTTCCGGATCGAACTCGGCGAGGTCGAGGCGGCCCTGCTCGCCGCGGACGGCGTCAACGAGGCGGCCGCCGCGGTCAAGGCGCGCCCCGGGATCGGCGACGTGCTCGTCGGATACGTGGTGGGCGCCCGCGCCGACGGCACCGCCCTCGACGTCGCCGAGATCAAGCGCGTCGTCGCCACCAAGGTGCCCGATTACATGGTCCCCGACGTGATCATGGCGATCGAGCACCTCCCGCTCAACGTGAACAGCAAGCTGGACCGCCCGCGGCTGCCGGAACCGGTGTTGACCGCCACCGTCGAGTACGTGGCGCCGGCCACCGACACCGAGCGGGTGTTGGCCGAGATCTTCGCCGATGTCGTCGGTGTCGACGAGATCAGCGTCGTCGAGTCGTTCTTCGACTTCGGCGGCAACTCGTTGCTCGCCGCGCGGGTCGTCGCCCGCGCCGGCGCCGCGCTGCAGGTCGACCTGACCATGCGCGACCTCTTCGAGGCGCCGTCGGTGCGCGACCTCGCCGAGCGGGCCGCCCACCACGCCCCCGGACTCCCGCCGATCGTGCCGGTGCAGCCGCGCCCCGACCGCATCCCGCTGTCTTTCGCGCAGCAGGGGATGTGGTTCCTCAACCAGTTCGATCCCGACTCGGCGATCTACAACATCGTCATGGCGGTCCGCCTGACCGGCGCGGTGGACACGGGCGCGCTGCGCGGCGCGGTCGACGACGTGATCGCCCGTCACGAAGTCCTGCGGACGGTCTATCCGGCCCTCGACGGTGTGCCGTACCAGCGGATCCTGCCGGTCGACGAGGCCGTGGCGATGCTCGATTGGGCGCCCGCGGCGACCTTCGCCGATCTCACTGCCGCGGCCGACGGCGGCTTCGACGTCGCCGCGGACCTGCCGCTGCGCGGTCGGCTCCGCGCCGTCGACGACGGAACCGTCGAACTGCTCCTGGTGGTCCACCATGTCGCCTTCGACGGTGAATCCATCGGGGTGCTGCTGTCCGACGTCCTGGCGGCGTATTCGGTTCGGACCGGCGTCGACGGGGCGGCGGGCCGCCCGGGGCCGGCGGTGCAGTATGCCGACTACGCGATGTGGCAGCGGGCCGAACTCGGCAGCACCGCCGACCCCACCACCGTCCTGGGCCGCCAACTCGAGTATTGGCGCATCAAGCTCGACGGCATGCCCGTCCTGACCGAACTGCCGATGGACCGCCCGCGCCCACCGGCGTTCGACAGCACCGGCGACCTGGTCCGGATCGAGATCGAGGACGCGCTGACCGAGCGCATCGCCGACATCTGCCGGACCTACGAGGTCACCCCGTTCATGGTCACCTATGCCGCGCTGGCGATCCTGGTGGCGCGGTTGGGCGCCACCTCGGATGCGGTCATCGCCAGCCCGGCCGCCGGCCGGTTGTCACCGGCCGTCGACGACCTCGTCGGCATGTTCGTCAACACCCTGGTGTTGCGCGCCGACACCTCGCCGGGACGCACAGTCGACGAATTGCTGCATGCCGTGCGCGGCGATGTCCTCGACGCGTTCGACAATGTGGCGGTCCAGTTCGACGACCTCGTGGAGGCGTTGTCCCCGCCACGGTCGAACGCCTACTCCCCGCTGGCCCAAATCGCCTTCACCTACGCCGAGGCCGGGCCCGCCGACCAGCCCATCGACGTCGCCGGGATGCGGGTGGAGCCCATCGACGTCACCGGGCACGAGGCGAAGTTCGACCTGATGGTGCTCGCGCACGGCCGAACCGATACCGCACCGCTGCACATCGACTTCCTGTACGCCACCGCGTTGTACGACCGGGCCACCGTCGAGCGGTTCGCCGCCGTCTACCGGACGATCCTCGACCAGTTGGTGGCCGACCAGTCGGTGGCCATCGGCGACATCGACATCGTCGGGGCCGCCGCGCCGACCGATGCACCCGCACCGACCGATGCGGCCGGGCCGGTCGAGGAGCTCGAAGTCGCCGATCGCGGACCCGTGCGCGGCGGCGAGGCCGGGACCGGCACGCTGATCGACGTCCTGGCCCGCCGCGACCTCGACCCCGACCATCCGGCCTTGGTCTACGGCGACGAGGTGCTGTCCTACGCCGAGTTCGAGGCGCGGACCAATGCCGTCGCCCGGGCACTGTTGCGCCGCGGGGTGCGCCCCGACGACGTCGTCGCCGTCGGGCTGGAACGCTCGGTGGCGTCGGTGGTCGCGGTGTGGGGCATCATCAAGTCCGGGGCCGCTTACCTGTCGATCGACCCGGCCTACCCGCGCAAACGCATCGCGCACATGCTGACCGACTCGGCCGTCGCCCTCGGCATCACCGCCCTCGGCATCACCGCGTCCAACACCCACGGCGCGCTGCCGGAGGCGCAGTGCCGGTGGCTCGACCTCGACGAGTTGCTCGCCGAGGCCGGCGACGATTCGCCCATCACCGATGCCGAGCGCAACGGCCCGGTGCGCCTGGACAACCTGGCCTACGTCATCTACACCTCCGGCTCCACCGGGCAGCCCAAGGGTGTCGCGGTATCCAACGCGGGGATCGTCGACCTCACCGAGAACTACCAAAAGATGACCGGTTCGCGCGAGGACGATCCGGACACCCGGGTGCTGCACGTCGCCTCGCCCAGCTTCGACGCCTCCTTCTTCGAGATGGCCTGGGCGATCACCGCGGGGCACACCCTCGTCATCGCCCCGCACGCGGACTTCGCCGGCGACGCCCTCGACGCGGTCCTTGAGCACGGCGAGGTCACCGACATGGTCATCACCCCGTCGGTGCTGGCCACCCTCGACCCCGACCGGGCCGAGTTCGTGCGCACCCTGGCGACGGCGGGGGAGGCGTGCCCACCCGACCTGGTCGAGCGGTGGACCGCACGGGGGCGCCGGCTGGTGAACCTGTACGGGCCGTCCGAGACGACGGTGTGGGCCACCCGCGCCCGCATGATGCCGGGCAAGCCGGTCACCATCGGCAAGGCCGTCGGTGGCTTCACCGCCCGCGTGCTCGACCCGCGGCTGCACGAGGTGCCCCGCGGCGTGGTGGGCGAGCTGTACCTGAGCGCGGCCGGCCTGGCCCGCGGCTACCTGCACCGGGCCACATTGACCGCGACCACCTTCGTGGCCGACCCCGCCGGGGCCCCCGGCGCCCGGATGTACGCCACCGGGGACATGGTGCGCATCACCGCGGCCGGCGACCTCGAGTTCGCGGGGCGCGCCGACCACCAGGTCAAGATCAACGGCCAGCGCGTCGAGCTCGGCGAGATCGAAGCCGTCTTCGTCGCGCAGCCCTCGGTTGCGCAGGCGGTCGTCATCGGCCGCAAGACAGACCAAGGTGGACGCGAGCACACCCAGGTCGTCGCCTACCTGGTCGCCGAGTCCGGCGAGACGATCGACCGGGACGCGGTGGTCGCCGGCGCCGCGGCGATGCTGGCCGCGCACATGGTGCCGACGCACGTGGTGATCCTGGACGAACTGCCGATGACCCCGGCCGGCAAGACCGACCGCCGCGCGCTGCCCGAACCGGTCGTCGACCTCGGCGAGTACGTCGAACCGGCCACCCCGGGCGAGCGTGCGGTCGCCGCCGTGATCGGCGAGATCCTCGACCTCGACGAGGTGTCGGCGACGGCCGGTTTCTTCGACCTCGGCGGCAACTCGCTGTTGGCCACCCGCCTGGCCGCCCGCGCCGGGGCGGCGCTCGGCGCCGCGATCACCGTCCGCGACGTCTTCGACGCCCCGACGGTGCGCGAGCTCGCGGCCCTGGCCGGCGACCGCGCCCCGGCGCTGCCCCCGATCACCGCGGTCGCGCCGCGCCCCGACCGGGTGCCGCTGTCCTTCGCCCAGCAGCGGATCTGGTTCATCAACCGGTTTGAGGGCGGTTCGGCGGCCAGGGTTGATTCGGCCCGCTCGCGGGCGCTCCCGGCGCCGTACAACATCCCGACGCTGCTGCGCCTGTCCGGGCCGCTGGACGTCGATGCGCTGCACGCCGCCCTGGTCGACGTCGTGGCGCGCCACGAGGTCCTGCGCACCACCTTCCCCGCCGACGAGGATGGAACCCCGTTCCAGCTCGTCGGCCCGGCCGACTCGGCCGACGAGGGGTTGGACTGGGCGGTCGTCGCGACGCGGGAGGAACTCGACGCCGCCGTCGCCGCCGGCTTCGACCTCACCGTGGCGCGGCCGTTGCGCGTCCGGCTGCTTTCCGCGGGCCCGGCCGACCACCTGCTGGCGCTGGTCGTCCAGCACATCGCCGCCGACGGCGAATCGTTGGTGCCGTTGGTCGCCGACCTCGTCACCGCCTACGAGGCGCGCACGGGCGGCCGCGCACCGGCCTTCGCGCCACTGGCGGTGCAGTTCGCCGACGTGGCGATCTGGCAGCACGACGTCCTGGGATCCCCCGACGACGAGTCGTCGGTCGTCGGCGCCCAGGCCCGGTTCTGGCGCGACAAGCTCAACGGTGCGCCGCCCCTGCTGGAACTGCCGACCGATCGGCCCCGGCCGCCGGTCGCCTCGCAGCGCGGCGCGCAGATCCGGCTGGCCATCCCGGCCCGCGTCGGCGCGCAGGTGCGGGCCCTGGCGCGGCGCACCGGGGCCACCCCGTTCATGGTCACGCACGCGGCGCTGGCCGCGCTCCTGCACCGCCTGGCCGGTGCCGACGACATCGTGGTGTCCACCCCGATCGCCGGCCGCGGCCAGGAGGTCCTCGATCCGCTGGTCGGGATGTTCGTCAACACCCTGCTGCTGCGGACCCCCGTCGACGGGGCCGAGGCTTTCGAGTCGCTGGTCGAGCGGGTCCGACGGGTCGACCTGGAAGCCTTCGGCCACGCCGACATCCCGTTCGAAGCGGTGATCGACGCGGTCAACCCGGTGCGGTCCGAGGCCTTCGCGACGCTGTCGCAGGTGATGCTCTCCTTCGACCCGGGTGCCGCGGTGGACGCGCTGTCGGTGACCGCCGCCGGACTCTCGGTCTCCGGTGTGGAGGCCGTGGACCTGCCCGAGCAACTCGACCTCACGGTCACCGTGACCACCGCCGAGGACGGCGATTGGGCGGTCGGGCTGTCCTACGCGGTCGACCTGTTCGACGACTCCACCGCGGCGGCGATCGGCCGGCGCTTCGTCACGCTGCTCGACACCTGGACCGCCGACCCGGCACTCGCCGTCGGCGCCGTGCCCCTCGTCGTCGGAGGGGAGCGGACCGCGGTGCTCGACGCCTCCCAGGGCACGACCGCGCCGATCCCCGACACCACCGTCGCCGACCAGGTCGTCGAGCAGATCGAGCGGACACCCGACGCGACTGCGATCAGCTTCTCCGGTCGCGCCATGTCCTACCGCGAGTTCGGCGCGCGGGTGGCCGCCTTGGGTCGCGAGCTCATCGCCGCCGGAGTCGGGCCGGAGTCGGCCGTCGCGGTCTGCATCGAACGCTCCCCGGAGCTGATGGTGGCGCTGCACGCGGTCGTCGCCGCCGGCGGCCAATACGTGCCGATCGACCTGGAGACCCCCGCCGAGCGCGTCGAATACATGACCTCGATCGCGTCGGCGGAGGTCCTGCTCGTCGGCCCCGGCGACCTCCCGCCGGCCGCCGAGGCGATCGCCGGTCGGATGCGGATCGTGCGCGCGGACACCGCCGCCCCGGCCGACCCGGCCGCCGGTCCGATCACCCAGGCGCAGCGGCGCTCGCCGCTGCACCCCGACCACGCGATCTACACCATGTTCACGTCGGGTTCGACCGGTCAGCCCAAGGGGGTCACCGTCACCCACCGGGCCCTGGTCGCCCACATGGCCTACATCAGCTCGACCCGCGTCCAGGGATCGGCCGAGCGCACGCTGGTGAAGACCCCCTACACCTTCGACCCGAGCGTCGTCGAGATCTTCTGGGGACCGTCGGTCGGGGCCCGCGTCACCATCGCCGCCCCGGGCGGTCACCGCGACGTCGGCTACCTCGCCCGGCTGATCCGCGACGAGGCCGTCGAAGCCGTCGACGCGGTGCCGGTGGTCTGGTCGATGATGCTGGACGACCCCGAGTTGACCGAGGTGCTGGCCCAATCGCAGCTGCGCGGGATGCTCACCGGTGGCGAGGCGCTGCCGGTCGCGATGGCCGAGCGGGTCGTCGCCGAACTCCCCGGCGTCCGGCTGGTCAACCAGTACGGGCCCACCGAGGCCACCAACTTCGTCATCGACCACCTGGTCACCAATCCGGCCGAGCCGTTCATCGGCCACCCGGTGTGGAACACCACCGCACTGGTCCTCGACGCCCGGCTCGGGCTGGTCCCCGACGGCGTCGTCGGAGAGCTGTACCTGGGCGGGGCGCAGTTGGCCCGCGGCTACACCGCGCAATCCCGGCTCACCGCGGAACGGTTCGTCGCCGACCCGTACGGCGAACCGGGATCGCGGCTGTACCGGACCGGCGACCTGGTGCGACGCACCTCCTCCGGTGCGATCGACTACGTGGGCCGCGTGGACTACCAGGTGAAGCTGCGCGGACAACGCATCGAACTCGGCGAGATCGAGGAAGTGCTCTCGCAGGCGCCCGGGGTGGTACTCGCGGCGGCCGCAGTCGTCGACGGTCCCGGCGGCGACGTCCTCGTCGCGTACCTCTCCGGTGGTGCGGCGCCGCTGGACCTCCCCGCGGTCAAGGCGTTCGCGGCGCAGCGGCTCATGGCCTACATGTGCCCGACGGTGTGGGTCGAGGTCGCCCAGATGCCGCTCGGCTCGGCCGGCAAGATCAACCGCAGGGCCTTGCCGGAACCGGATTTCGAGGCACTCGCCGGCGAGTATGTGGCGCCGGTCGGCGACGACGAGGCGGCGGTGGCCGCGGTGTTCGCCGAGGTCCTCGGCGTCGACCGCGTGTCGGTGACCGAATCCTTCTTCGACCTCGGCGGCAACTCGCTCTCGGCGATGCGCCTCGCCGCACGGGCCGGGGCCGCGCTGGGCGTCGAGGTGTCGGTGCGCGAACTCTTCGACGCCCCGACGGTCCGCGAATTGGCCGCGTCCGCCCATCGCCCCGCGTCGCTCGAGCCGGTGAGCGCGGTGGTGCCGCGGCCGGAGTCGGTCCCGCTGTCCTACGCCCAGCAGCGCATGTGGTTCATCAACCAGCTGGAACCGGAGCTGCCGACCTACAACATCCCGATTGCGCTGCGCATGACCGGAGCGGTGGACGTCGACGCCCTGCGGGCGGCGGTCGGCGACGTGGTGGCCCGCCACGAAAGCCTGCGGACCACCTTCGACGACCGGGACGGCCGAGCGGTTCAGATCATCCACGATGCCGAGTCGGTGCAGGCCGAACCCGACTTCGCGGTCGTCGGCGACGAGGCGCAGCTCGCCGTCGCCGCCGGGACCGGATTCGACGTCCGGACCGCGCCGCCGTTCCGGGTCCGCCTGTGGCGCGCCGGCGACGACGAATGGGTCCTGGTCGCGGTGATCCACCACATCATCGGCGACGGCGAATCGATGACCCCGCTGCTGGCCGACATGATCACCGCCTATGGCGCCCGCGCCGCGGGGCTGCCCCCGGCATTCGCGCCGCTGGCGGTCCAGTTCGCCGACTACGCACTCTGGCAGCACCGGGTCCTCGGCGACCCGGCCGATCCCGACTCCCTCGTCGGCGGACAGCTCGCGCGCTGGGAGACCGTCCTGCGCGACCTGCCCGAACTGGTCGAGATCCCGACCGATCGGCCGCGGCCACCGGTCGCCTCCCACCGCGGGGCGATCGTGGCGCAGGAACTGCCGGCCGATCTCGGCGCCCGGATCGTCGCGGTGGCGCGGGCCCGCGGGGTCACCCCGTTCATGGTCGTCCACGCCGCCCTCGCGGTCCTGGTCGCCCGGCGCAGCGCGACATCCGACGTGGCGATCGCGACGCCGACCGCCGGGCGCGGCCAGCGCATCCTCGACCCGATCATCGGCATGTTCGTCAACACGCTGGTGCTGCGGACCGCGGTCGAGTCGGGAATGAGCTTCGACGAGCTCCTCGACACGGTGCGCGAGACGGACCTGGAGGCCTTCGCGCATGCCGATGTGCCGTTCGAGGCCCTCGTGGAGCGGCTCAACCCGACCCGATCGCAATCTTTCACCCCGCTCACCCAGGTGATGCTGACCGTCGACTACGCACCCACCGACGAGGTCGGGCTGGGCGTGGAGGGATTGACGGTCACGCCGATCGACCCGCCCGTCGTTCCCGCCCAGGTGGATCTGACATTTGACGTGCGCATCCGTGACGGGCAGCCGTGGTCGGTGGCAATCGCCTACGCCACCGACCTCTACGACGAGGCGACCATCTCTACACTGGGTGGTCGGTTCGCGGCCGTCCTCGACGCCGTGACCGGTGCGCCCGACCGGCCGGTGGCGCTCGCCCCGCTCGTCGACGATGGGCAACGCGCACGGCTCGCCGAGTGGTCGGCCGGCCCGGTGCGCCCATGTGGGGCCACGACCATCCCGGAGATCATCGAGTGA